One genomic region from Candidatus Nezhaarchaeota archaeon encodes:
- a CDS encoding signal recognition particle receptor subunit alpha produces the protein MTYLVLEKMATSLRAAVSKFLKAPVADDKAVRELLRDVQRALLQSDVNVELVLKLTKKVEEVSRTSLPPGLTRRDLVLKAVYEELINLLGGEMPAELKLDPTRTNVILLLGVQGSGKTTSAAKLALFLKRKGYKPALVCADNFRPAAYEQLQQLGEQAKVPVLFERASDSIAMAKKGVEKAKDLGLNVVIVDTAGRHKEERALMEEAKQLVEALKPDEVILVVDATIGQQAKAQAEAFSQAVQVGSIFLTKLDGAARGGGALSAVAATNATIKFVGVGEKLDEIELFDPKSFVSRLLGMGDVRAFVEKARAAELSLGRKVEDFLVGRFTLKDLLSQIEGVKRMGPFRKVLELVPSFSLKLPPEAADVAEEKLKKWSAILKSMTQKERETPEIIDKSRMRRIARGSGVEVKEVKEVLNYYYAARKWMRQFARRGKKLDFLLKELR, from the coding sequence GTGACGTACTTGGTACTTGAAAAAATGGCCACCTCTCTTCGAGCGGCGGTATCTAAGTTCCTCAAAGCCCCAGTGGCTGATGATAAGGCAGTAAGGGAACTTTTAAGAGACGTCCAAAGGGCGCTTCTGCAGAGCGACGTTAACGTTGAGCTGGTGCTTAAGCTAACGAAGAAAGTTGAAGAGGTCTCTAGAACGAGCCTCCCACCAGGATTGACTAGGAGAGACCTAGTACTGAAGGCAGTTTATGAAGAGCTCATTAACTTGCTAGGAGGCGAAATGCCTGCTGAGCTTAAGCTAGACCCCACAAGGACAAACGTAATTTTACTCCTAGGGGTTCAAGGGAGCGGGAAGACTACGAGTGCGGCTAAGTTGGCATTATTCCTTAAGCGCAAGGGGTATAAGCCTGCGCTAGTATGTGCCGACAACTTTAGGCCCGCTGCTTATGAGCAGCTACAACAACTCGGTGAGCAAGCTAAAGTCCCGGTGCTCTTTGAGAGAGCAAGTGATTCCATCGCAATGGCGAAGAAGGGGGTTGAAAAGGCCAAGGACTTGGGCCTCAATGTAGTAATAGTGGATACGGCGGGAAGGCATAAAGAAGAAAGAGCGTTGATGGAGGAGGCTAAACAATTAGTCGAGGCTTTAAAGCCTGACGAAGTTATACTGGTCGTCGATGCTACGATAGGCCAGCAAGCTAAGGCCCAAGCAGAAGCCTTTAGCCAGGCCGTACAAGTAGGGTCTATTTTCCTAACAAAGTTAGATGGTGCCGCTAGAGGAGGAGGGGCGCTTTCAGCTGTAGCTGCAACTAACGCCACCATTAAGTTTGTAGGTGTGGGGGAGAAGCTAGATGAAATTGAGCTGTTTGATCCTAAGAGCTTTGTCTCCCGCCTTTTGGGCATGGGGGACGTTAGGGCCTTCGTAGAGAAGGCGAGGGCAGCCGAGTTGAGCTTAGGAAGAAAAGTAGAGGACTTCCTTGTAGGCAGGTTTACGCTTAAGGATTTATTAAGCCAAATTGAGGGAGTTAAGAGAATGGGGCCCTTTAGAAAGGTGCTTGAGCTCGTTCCAAGCTTTTCATTAAAGCTACCCCCAGAAGCCGCAGATGTAGCAGAAGAGAAACTTAAGAAGTGGTCTGCCATCCTCAAGTCAATGACGCAGAAGGAGAGAGAGACGCCAGAGATTATTGATAAATCTAGAATGAGAAGAATAGCCAGAGGAAGCGGGGTTGAAGTAAAAGAGGTAAAGGAAGTACTTAATTACTACTACGCAGCACGCAAGTGGATGAGACAGTTTGCGCGAAGGGGTAAGAAACTAGACTTCCTCCTTAAGGAGCTTCGCTAG
- a CDS encoding tRNA pseudouridine(54/55) synthase Pus10, with translation MNILEVAKQLILEAPLCESCLGRCFAKIGRALSNRERGYILKGALLLEAERLRAENDKEGEDLLKALSKSGFKWVLDKTKEEAQEDCYICRGIMDKLQDFVLVIKEALSPYEYATFLLGTKIPGDAVEREDALRAKLSLNYSESLKNDVNRELRKLLSQRLEKRIDFRKPDVIIVVDVGTSKVEVKPSPIFIFGRYLKLKAGIPQNKWYCPRCWGRGCEHCKWTGKLYSTSVEELVADPIKEMYEGKDAKFHGAGREDVDVKVLGRGRPFIVEVREPRRRNVDLVKVEEEVNRRAEGLVEVKELSYSSREEVRRLKLTTQIREKVYLARIKVRGGLSEEEALGLEKTLSGSLIRQRTPLRVLHRRADKVRVKKIYEFKVKGLEGETLIAQVKAQGGLYVKELMTGDEGRTTPSVAELLNKRVEVEELTVLDVE, from the coding sequence TTGAACATACTGGAAGTAGCTAAGCAGCTTATACTAGAAGCCCCTCTATGCGAAAGCTGTCTGGGAAGGTGCTTTGCTAAGATAGGTAGGGCATTGAGCAATCGCGAACGTGGATACATACTTAAAGGCGCGCTATTATTAGAAGCCGAGCGTCTAAGAGCTGAGAATGATAAAGAAGGAGAAGACTTACTCAAGGCACTAAGTAAGTCTGGCTTTAAGTGGGTCTTGGATAAGACTAAGGAAGAGGCTCAAGAGGACTGTTATATATGTCGAGGCATAATGGATAAGCTCCAAGATTTTGTCCTAGTCATTAAGGAAGCTCTATCTCCCTACGAGTACGCAACCTTCCTATTAGGTACCAAAATACCCGGAGACGCTGTCGAACGAGAGGACGCGCTTAGGGCTAAGCTATCACTTAACTATAGTGAGTCCTTGAAGAACGATGTAAACCGTGAGCTAAGAAAACTTCTCTCCCAGAGGCTAGAGAAGCGTATTGATTTTAGGAAGCCAGACGTAATTATTGTAGTAGACGTGGGGACTAGTAAAGTAGAGGTTAAGCCCAGCCCGATTTTCATCTTTGGAAGGTACCTAAAGCTCAAGGCTGGGATCCCCCAGAATAAGTGGTACTGTCCAAGGTGCTGGGGGAGGGGCTGTGAGCATTGTAAATGGACAGGAAAGCTGTACTCTACCTCTGTGGAGGAACTAGTAGCTGATCCTATAAAGGAGATGTACGAGGGGAAGGATGCTAAGTTCCACGGTGCAGGTAGGGAGGATGTAGATGTTAAGGTTCTAGGCAGAGGTAGGCCTTTCATCGTTGAAGTTAGAGAGCCACGTAGAAGGAACGTGGACCTAGTTAAGGTTGAGGAGGAAGTCAATAGAAGAGCTGAGGGGCTTGTAGAAGTCAAGGAGTTAAGTTACTCTTCAAGGGAGGAGGTAAGGAGACTTAAGCTAACTACTCAGATTAGGGAGAAAGTCTATTTAGCTAGGATAAAAGTCAGGGGGGGGCTAAGTGAAGAAGAAGCCCTAGGTCTTGAGAAAACCTTAAGCGGCTCACTAATAAGACAAAGAACGCCTTTAAGGGTCCTACACCGAAGGGCCGATAAAGTTAGGGTTAAGAAGATCTATGAATTTAAGGTAAAAGGCCTTGAAGGAGAAACCCTAATTGCGCAGGTTAAAGCACAAGGGGGTCTATACGTTAAAGAGCTAATGACAGGGGATGAAGGGAGAACTACTCCTAGCGTAGCTGAGCTCCTCAACAAGAGGGTAGAGGTAGAGGAGCTAACGGTGTTAGACGTAGAGTAG
- a CDS encoding 50S ribosomal protein L21e, which produces MGAKSKGLRCRSRRRLSKHPRERGMRGLGNLLQEYNVGQRVAIDIDPTYIETAPHKRFQGLVGIVTGRRGSAYIVEVFLGNKRKNIITKAEHLKPV; this is translated from the coding sequence TTGGGGGCTAAGTCAAAAGGACTTAGGTGTAGGTCTAGGAGGAGACTTTCTAAACATCCAAGGGAGCGTGGGATGAGGGGACTAGGCAACCTCCTTCAAGAATACAATGTGGGTCAACGCGTAGCTATCGACATCGATCCCACCTACATAGAGACTGCTCCTCATAAGAGGTTTCAAGGACTTGTGGGCATAGTCACTGGTAGAAGAGGGTCAGCTTATATAGTTGAGGTATTCCTAGGAAATAAGCGTAAAAACATAATAACTAAAGCTGAGCACCTAAAGCCTGTTTAA
- a CDS encoding RNA polymerase Rpb4 family protein: MRIREMREVTFAKAKEVLEGVKSKWGELKHFQQITLDYLTKFSKLPADKAEELVVKLCEQFKLSRAVAVQVVNVMPGSNEELRQILVKEGRVFLTEELDEIRKVLSRYLIEEQEQG, encoded by the coding sequence TTGAGGATAAGGGAGATGAGGGAAGTTACTTTCGCTAAGGCAAAGGAGGTCTTAGAAGGAGTTAAGTCGAAGTGGGGGGAGCTTAAGCACTTCCAACAAATTACATTAGACTACCTCACAAAGTTCTCTAAGCTTCCGGCCGATAAGGCTGAGGAGCTTGTAGTTAAGCTGTGTGAGCAGTTTAAACTCTCGAGGGCTGTGGCAGTACAGGTAGTTAACGTAATGCCTGGAAGTAATGAAGAGCTCAGACAAATCCTTGTAAAGGAGGGGAGGGTTTTCCTTACGGAAGAGCTAGACGAGATAAGGAAAGTCCTCAGCCGATACCTAATTGAAGAGCAAGAGCAGGGGTAG
- a CDS encoding DUF655 domain-containing protein gives MSSRKFEEYAYILDYLPQGRLLNGRSVRQRKPIALAVGEDFFTLLELIPREGVILSPLERVFIGKGFRDKIDHINRRISYNELTITAKDELEKVISKLVDENERKFVEVFNTAPPLTTRMHSLELIKGIGKKKLWEILEERRKKPFESFKDIEGRVGLRGIAKAIKERILEEIKGEQRYYLFVRPAPRTAEKPSE, from the coding sequence TTGTCGTCTAGGAAGTTTGAGGAGTACGCATACATACTTGACTACCTTCCTCAGGGACGCTTACTTAATGGAAGGTCAGTCCGTCAGCGAAAACCCATTGCCTTAGCTGTAGGAGAAGACTTCTTCACGCTACTTGAACTCATCCCTAGAGAAGGAGTGATTCTCTCCCCTTTAGAGAGGGTGTTTATAGGCAAGGGGTTCAGGGACAAGATAGACCATATAAATAGGAGAATAAGCTACAACGAATTAACCATCACGGCCAAGGATGAGCTCGAGAAGGTGATTAGTAAGCTAGTCGACGAGAACGAGAGGAAGTTCGTAGAAGTATTTAACACCGCTCCTCCACTCACAACAAGGATGCATTCACTTGAGCTCATAAAGGGCATAGGGAAGAAGAAATTATGGGAGATCCTCGAGGAGAGGAGGAAGAAGCCCTTTGAGAGCTTCAAGGATATAGAGGGGAGAGTTGGACTTCGCGGCATAGCGAAAGCCATTAAGGAAAGGATACTCGAGGAGATTAAGGGGGAGCAGCGATACTATTTATTCGTTAGACCTGCGCCTAGAACTGCAGAAAAACCGTCAGAGTGA
- the rsmA gene encoding 16S rRNA (adenine(1518)-N(6)/adenine(1519)-N(6))-dimethyltransferase RsmA has protein sequence MEAWRSRKELLNYVKSTLLRYGVRPRRKLGQSFTIDPLLIRNMVDYAEVGPSDEVLEVGGGVGCLTKALALKARRVITVEVDPRLAMVLRELAYELNNIEVIEGDFLDLEGMSVDKVVSTAPYSIASPLILKLVKDFRFKIAILTFQLEFAERLVAEPGSANYGRLTVATRAYADIKLLRCVSRRSFYPTPSVDSAIVEVRPRRGDFKVDDRFLKLIERLFSQRNKLALSVIKRISPEVELDRLSDLINKRVRDLSLEDLHRIYLCLR, from the coding sequence ATGGAAGCGTGGAGGTCAAGGAAGGAATTACTTAATTACGTAAAGTCAACCCTACTACGCTACGGCGTAAGACCTAGGAGAAAGCTTGGGCAAAGCTTTACAATAGATCCTTTACTCATAAGAAACATGGTGGATTACGCTGAAGTAGGCCCTAGCGACGAAGTCCTAGAAGTAGGTGGCGGCGTAGGCTGTTTAACTAAGGCCTTAGCCCTTAAGGCTAGGAGGGTCATTACCGTGGAGGTGGACCCGAGGCTAGCAATGGTGTTAAGAGAGCTGGCCTATGAGCTCAATAACATTGAGGTTATTGAGGGGGACTTCTTGGACTTAGAGGGAATGAGTGTTGATAAGGTGGTCTCAACAGCCCCTTACTCTATAGCCTCACCCCTAATTTTAAAGCTGGTTAAGGACTTCAGGTTTAAGATTGCCATACTTACCTTCCAGCTAGAGTTCGCTGAGAGGTTAGTGGCGGAGCCAGGCTCAGCTAATTATGGGAGGTTGACTGTAGCTACTAGGGCCTATGCGGACATTAAGCTCCTGCGCTGCGTAAGTCGAAGAAGCTTTTACCCTACACCGAGCGTAGACTCAGCAATAGTAGAAGTAAGGCCAAGGAGAGGCGACTTTAAGGTAGATGATCGCTTCCTTAAGTTAATTGAGAGGCTCTTTTCACAGCGAAACAAGTTGGCTTTGAGTGTTATTAAGCGAATTAGCCCGGAAGTCGAGCTAGATAGGCTTAGCGACTTGATCAATAAGAGGGTTAGGGATCTTAGCCTAGAGGATCTACATAGAATCTATCTATGTTTGAGGTAG
- a CDS encoding methyltransferase: protein MEIEIEIEGLRLAICQGAYPPSEDTYLLLDEVGRRRAVTALEVGSGTGLVALKIASNGSFTVASDIDPKAAHCTKLNAKRNGLSSLVDVTIGDLMSHFRDRCFDLIAFNPPYLPVNDRDVRWSGGSSGREVSNRFINEVHLKLKPEGVLLLVQSTLSGVSEAISKLKAKGLQASVIRAVKVGLFEEVVLIEALRLNLEQDSSKAPSE, encoded by the coding sequence ATGGAAATTGAGATAGAAATAGAAGGACTGCGTCTGGCAATTTGTCAAGGCGCCTACCCACCCTCAGAGGACACTTATCTCCTGCTTGATGAGGTGGGCAGAAGAAGAGCGGTCACGGCCCTTGAAGTGGGCTCCGGGACTGGTCTTGTGGCTTTAAAGATAGCCAGCAACGGCTCCTTTACTGTAGCATCAGACATAGACCCTAAGGCTGCCCACTGCACTAAGCTAAATGCCAAAAGGAACGGTCTAAGTAGCTTAGTCGATGTAACCATTGGGGACCTGATGTCTCACTTTAGAGACCGGTGTTTCGACTTAATAGCCTTCAATCCACCTTACCTTCCGGTCAATGACCGGGATGTAAGATGGTCTGGAGGATCGAGCGGCAGGGAAGTTTCTAACAGATTTATTAATGAAGTACACTTAAAGCTCAAGCCTGAGGGCGTGCTCCTTCTTGTACAATCTACTCTCTCAGGGGTTAGTGAAGCCATAAGCAAGTTGAAGGCAAAGGGGCTGCAGGCTAGTGTAATACGAGCGGTTAAGGTGGGCTTATTTGAGGAGGTCGTGTTAATCGAGGCCCTGAGATTGAACCTTGAGCAAGATTCTTCGAAAGCCCCCAGCGAGTAG
- a CDS encoding RNA methyltransferase has protein sequence MIYLIVRMVMVEPEKGGNVGSVARVMKNFGFRQLYLVNPKAKLDEARLYAAHASDILDSVVVVSSLKEAIADVSIIVGSTAVPATSSSNLTRITIFPEELARYLSRYRAGIVAILLGRESIGLLNRELELCDVVVTIPADPKYPVLNVAMAAGIILYELYKAFEVKQKVSHAKPADRKVVEAVISHFESLLKASGLESTRLRLTVKALRNVLSRSFLASREASLLAGGFRRILLKVQSQGLD, from the coding sequence GTGATTTACTTGATAGTGAGGATGGTGATGGTAGAGCCGGAGAAAGGAGGCAACGTAGGAAGCGTTGCTAGGGTAATGAAGAACTTTGGTTTTAGACAATTATACTTAGTTAATCCTAAGGCTAAGCTAGACGAAGCCAGGCTCTACGCAGCTCACGCAAGCGACATCTTGGACTCTGTGGTAGTAGTGTCGTCTCTTAAGGAAGCCATAGCTGACGTATCAATAATTGTCGGCTCTACGGCAGTGCCTGCGACCAGCTCTTCTAACTTGACTAGAATAACAATATTTCCAGAGGAGCTGGCTCGCTACCTTTCAAGGTATAGAGCTGGCATTGTGGCCATATTGCTAGGGAGGGAAAGTATTGGCTTGCTTAACAGGGAGCTGGAGCTTTGCGACGTGGTCGTCACCATCCCAGCGGACCCAAAGTACCCTGTCTTAAACGTAGCGATGGCTGCCGGCATAATTCTCTATGAGCTCTACAAGGCTTTCGAGGTTAAGCAGAAGGTAAGCCATGCTAAACCTGCTGACAGAAAAGTAGTTGAGGCGGTGATTTCTCACTTTGAGTCTCTGCTTAAAGCCTCCGGTTTAGAAAGCACTAGACTTAGACTAACTGTTAAGGCTCTTCGAAACGTGCTTAGTAGGAGCTTCTTAGCTAGCAGAGAAGCCTCCCTACTCGCTGGGGGCTTTCGAAGAATCTTGCTCAAGGTTCAATCTCAGGGCCTCGATTAA
- a CDS encoding 50S ribosomal protein L16, producing MPIRPARCYTSLRGPAYTRREYIGSGLTPKVVKFRMGNPHGDFDVELRLVAKEAGQVRHNALEAARVMASKLLSSALTEQGYYLVIHVYPHHVLRENKMMAFAGADRLQDGMRLAFGDPIGLAARIQPGLTIMSVKTRSEKVQIAKQALKRAASKLPIPCRIIVEPINRDATTP from the coding sequence ATGCCCATACGCCCTGCACGTTGTTATACGAGCCTTAGGGGCCCAGCTTATACTCGGAGGGAGTACATAGGCTCAGGTCTCACTCCCAAGGTTGTTAAGTTTAGGATGGGGAATCCTCACGGAGACTTCGACGTAGAACTTAGACTAGTGGCTAAAGAGGCTGGGCAGGTGAGGCATAACGCTCTTGAGGCTGCTAGGGTCATGGCGAGCAAGCTTTTGTCTTCAGCATTAACTGAGCAGGGCTACTACTTGGTCATTCACGTCTATCCTCACCATGTCTTAAGAGAGAATAAAATGATGGCGTTCGCAGGGGCTGATAGGCTTCAGGACGGCATGAGGTTAGCTTTTGGAGATCCCATAGGGCTAGCTGCTAGAATTCAACCAGGCCTCACGATAATGTCAGTTAAGACCAGGAGTGAGAAGGTACAAATAGCCAAGCAGGCATTAAAGAGGGCAGCCTCTAAGCTCCCAATTCCGTGTAGGATCATCGTCGAGCCCATTAACAGAGACGCGACAACCCCCTAA
- the ppsA gene encoding phosphoenolpyruvate synthase, protein MSEQFILWFEQLGKHDIAKAGGKGANLGEMLRAGIPVPPGFVVTAQAYQHFIEKADIKDKIYQVIKEKIKHPDDPREYEEVSTEIRGIIESTPIPPEVEEAIRLSYRELSARIGVGEAYVAVRSSATAEDLPDASFAGQQETYLNVRGEEELLRKVVKCWSSLFTPRAIFYRQQKGFPHEKVLMSVVIQKMVNSKSAGVIFTIHPVTGDHSKIVIEGSWGLGEGVVSGSVTPDRFIVDKSTLKIVEEQIAEKVVEYVHDPETGRTVRTSVPPERRKQPCLSPEEVKVLAELAIKIENHYGRPQDIEWAIDRDLPFPSNVFIVQSRPETIWGLKAPSLELRKDTIAPALPLVKGLPASPGIAFGVARVALSPEELASSFKKGDILVTKMTNPDWVPFMRMASSIVTDDGGMTCHAAIVSRELGIPAIVGTGNATKLMKTGGEYTVDARVGVVYEGKVDAILSETKPSQAPAALTVSEARGFVQVTGTKILMNLGVPEKISEYRNLPFDGIGLMRIEFIMASWIGEHPLYLIETKQEKKFVDKLAEGIAMVAREIYPRPVVVRLSDFKTNEYRQLKGGEKYEPHEDNPMLGWRGVSRYISPQYREAFKLELKAIKKVRDEMGLRNVWVMLPFVRTTWEVEEVLKLMEEEGLRRGRDFKVWAMVEVPSVIFMAEEFCRYFDGFSIGSNDLTQLILGTDRDSQILPEIDPRYFDERDPAVKRAIEYLIKIAHRHGVTVSICGQGPSVYPEFTEFLVRCGIDSISVNPDVVAQTRHLVASVEMKIILERLAQLKVERNFKRE, encoded by the coding sequence ATGTCTGAACAGTTTATCCTATGGTTTGAGCAGCTAGGGAAGCATGATATAGCTAAGGCTGGTGGTAAGGGGGCCAACTTAGGGGAGATGTTGAGGGCTGGGATACCTGTGCCCCCAGGCTTCGTGGTGACAGCTCAAGCCTATCAGCACTTCATAGAGAAGGCTGACATCAAGGACAAGATATATCAGGTAATCAAAGAGAAAATTAAGCACCCAGACGATCCTCGTGAGTACGAAGAAGTTAGTACGGAGATAAGAGGCATTATAGAGAGCACCCCTATACCTCCTGAGGTTGAAGAGGCCATAAGACTAAGTTATCGCGAGTTATCAGCGAGAATTGGGGTCGGTGAAGCATACGTAGCCGTTAGGTCGAGCGCTACAGCTGAAGACTTACCTGACGCTAGCTTTGCAGGTCAGCAGGAAACGTATCTTAATGTAAGAGGGGAGGAGGAATTGCTTAGGAAAGTTGTAAAATGCTGGTCAAGCTTGTTCACACCTAGAGCTATCTTCTATCGCCAGCAAAAGGGCTTTCCTCACGAAAAAGTGTTGATGAGTGTGGTGATACAGAAGATGGTCAACTCTAAGTCGGCTGGCGTAATATTTACCATCCATCCTGTCACCGGCGACCATTCTAAGATAGTTATTGAAGGTAGCTGGGGACTGGGTGAAGGAGTTGTTAGTGGCTCAGTCACCCCTGATCGCTTCATAGTGGATAAGAGCACCCTAAAGATAGTCGAAGAACAAATAGCTGAAAAAGTAGTAGAGTATGTACATGATCCTGAGACAGGAAGAACGGTGCGCACTAGCGTTCCGCCTGAGCGTAGAAAACAGCCTTGCCTATCTCCCGAAGAAGTCAAGGTGCTTGCTGAGCTTGCAATTAAGATCGAAAATCACTACGGTAGGCCACAAGATATAGAATGGGCTATCGATCGCGATCTACCATTTCCTAGTAATGTTTTCATTGTGCAAAGCAGACCTGAGACTATTTGGGGGTTAAAGGCCCCTTCTCTTGAACTTCGTAAAGATACTATTGCGCCAGCGCTTCCCTTAGTTAAGGGGCTTCCGGCGAGCCCAGGTATTGCTTTTGGCGTAGCGAGGGTCGCTCTTTCACCTGAAGAGCTAGCTTCGTCGTTTAAGAAGGGGGACATATTAGTTACGAAGATGACCAACCCTGATTGGGTGCCCTTTATGAGGATGGCTAGCTCTATTGTGACTGACGATGGTGGAATGACATGTCATGCTGCCATTGTGAGTCGCGAGCTAGGGATCCCAGCGATTGTAGGCACTGGTAATGCTACTAAATTAATGAAGACCGGGGGGGAGTACACTGTAGATGCCAGGGTCGGAGTAGTCTATGAGGGTAAGGTAGATGCTATCTTGTCGGAAACTAAGCCTTCACAAGCCCCTGCAGCCTTAACGGTAAGCGAAGCTCGCGGCTTTGTACAGGTAACTGGGACTAAGATCCTCATGAATTTAGGGGTCCCCGAGAAAATTTCGGAATACAGAAACCTACCGTTTGATGGAATCGGTCTAATGCGAATAGAATTCATCATGGCCAGCTGGATAGGTGAGCACCCACTATACTTAATTGAGACTAAGCAGGAGAAGAAGTTCGTAGACAAGTTAGCTGAGGGAATAGCGATGGTCGCTCGTGAAATATACCCAAGGCCTGTAGTTGTCAGGCTGAGTGACTTTAAGACTAATGAGTACAGACAGCTCAAGGGCGGTGAGAAGTATGAACCTCACGAGGACAACCCGATGCTGGGATGGAGAGGCGTGAGCCGCTATATAAGCCCTCAGTATCGAGAAGCGTTTAAGCTTGAACTTAAAGCCATTAAGAAGGTGCGTGATGAAATGGGGCTCAGGAACGTGTGGGTAATGTTGCCCTTCGTTAGAACTACCTGGGAGGTTGAAGAAGTTCTTAAGCTTATGGAGGAGGAGGGGCTTAGGAGGGGGAGGGACTTTAAGGTATGGGCCATGGTGGAAGTGCCGTCCGTTATCTTCATGGCTGAAGAGTTCTGTAGGTACTTTGACGGCTTTAGCATAGGCAGTAATGACTTAACTCAACTTATCCTTGGGACTGATAGAGACTCACAGATTCTGCCTGAAATTGATCCTAGGTACTTTGATGAGAGAGACCCTGCAGTTAAAAGGGCCATTGAGTACCTCATTAAAATTGCCCATAGGCACGGGGTCACTGTCAGCATCTGTGGCCAAGGGCCAAGCGTCTATCCCGAGTTCACTGAGTTCCTAGTTCGCTGCGGTATCGATAGCATTAGTGTTAACCCTGACGTTGTTGCTCAAACTAGGCACCTCGTTGCTAGTGTTGAGATGAAGATTATCCTTGAGCGCTTAGCTCAACTCAAGGTAGAGAGAAACTTCAAGCGAGAGTAG
- a CDS encoding B12-binding domain-containing radical SAM protein: protein MLFNPPPCCGSSSEELQAPHVGLAYLTAVLEQRGFKVWVIDAHPFSDEWQALLSIVLRIVRPDVVGITSTTSTIYQAYRAARLAKQIRPESFVVMGGPHVTFLDKETLSECNEVDIVVRGEGEQTFIELLERLEAGRPLNGTLGLTYRETDGSVRREPDRPLIENLDSLPFPSYRQLPLDLYRSFGTKPPSLPVVTSRGCPFRCSFCISWKLNRGKWRTRDPSRVVDELEHHIYTYKISDFSFVDDIFTLSRKRVKEICREIRRRKLKVTWGCSARVDSVDPLLLLEMKKAGCHTIYFGVESKSSRTLKEMGKGLTVEKIVEAFKLCRRLGINTIASVMLFWPTETRRDVEETVKFVKQLESDIAQFCITTPFPGTFLYEELKRSRLLVEEDWSKYDIVTPVFETKEFNRKYMLLKWKQAYITFYLRPNYIAKQLIKRSIPLFKALGHVLKQVLVRKLRLPDLEVSLRRRALPFFLKCLLRGGS from the coding sequence GTGTTATTTAATCCTCCCCCTTGCTGCGGCTCCTCCTCAGAGGAACTGCAGGCTCCTCACGTTGGGCTTGCGTACTTAACCGCTGTACTTGAGCAGAGGGGGTTTAAGGTCTGGGTAATCGATGCTCACCCATTTAGTGATGAATGGCAAGCCCTCCTATCGATAGTATTGAGAATCGTGAGGCCAGACGTAGTAGGCATAACCTCCACAACGTCAACTATCTATCAAGCGTACAGAGCTGCAAGATTAGCTAAGCAGATTCGTCCTGAATCGTTTGTCGTCATGGGCGGCCCCCACGTAACTTTCCTAGACAAGGAAACGTTGTCTGAGTGTAACGAAGTAGATATTGTGGTGAGGGGTGAGGGGGAACAGACTTTTATTGAGCTATTGGAGAGACTAGAAGCCGGGAGACCTCTTAATGGTACTTTAGGTCTTACGTATCGCGAAACAGACGGTAGCGTGCGCAGAGAGCCGGACAGGCCCTTAATAGAGAACTTAGACTCCTTGCCTTTTCCATCTTACCGACAACTACCATTAGACCTTTACCGTTCATTTGGCACTAAGCCTCCTTCTCTTCCTGTTGTGACAAGTAGAGGCTGCCCATTTAGATGTAGCTTCTGCATTTCTTGGAAACTTAATAGAGGTAAGTGGAGAACACGTGATCCATCAAGAGTAGTCGATGAGCTGGAACACCACATATACACTTACAAGATATCTGACTTTTCCTTTGTCGATGACATCTTCACCTTAAGCCGTAAGAGGGTTAAGGAGATATGTCGTGAAATAAGGCGCAGGAAGCTGAAGGTAACTTGGGGGTGCAGTGCTAGAGTTGATAGCGTGGACCCTCTTCTCCTGCTCGAGATGAAGAAGGCAGGCTGTCATACTATATACTTTGGTGTCGAGTCTAAGTCATCTAGGACCTTGAAGGAGATGGGCAAGGGCTTAACCGTTGAAAAAATAGTCGAGGCTTTTAAGCTCTGCAGAAGATTGGGAATTAATACTATAGCCTCGGTGATGCTGTTTTGGCCAACGGAAACTAGGAGGGACGTAGAAGAGACCGTGAAGTTCGTTAAGCAACTTGAAAGTGACATAGCCCAGTTTTGCATCACGACACCGTTTCCTGGAACGTTTCTTTACGAAGAGCTCAAGAGGTCTCGGTTATTGGTTGAAGAGGACTGGTCTAAATACGACATAGTTACCCCTGTCTTTGAGACCAAGGAGTTTAACCGTAAGTACATGCTCCTGAAGTGGAAGCAAGCCTACATAACCTTTTACCTAAGGCCGAACTATATAGCTAAACAGTTGATTAAGCGTAGCATACCACTCTTTAAGGCGCTGGGCCATGTGCTTAAACAGGTCTTAGTTCGTAAATTGAGGCTACCAGATCTTGAAGTATCCTTGAGGAGAAGGGCCCTGCCCTTCTTTTTAAAGTGTCTTCTTCGAGGTGGTTCATGA